A genomic segment from Dermacentor silvarum isolate Dsil-2018 chromosome 11, BIME_Dsil_1.4, whole genome shotgun sequence encodes:
- the LOC119433905 gene encoding LOW QUALITY PROTEIN: ATP-binding cassette sub-family C member 5-like (The sequence of the model RefSeq protein was modified relative to this genomic sequence to represent the inferred CDS: deleted 1 base in 1 codon) has product MALSFRRLSARLHASMLRRVLSCALSFFEATPRGRLLNRFSADLHQVDCQLCMTAKEVLQAVTVTLAHLAAAGSQAPAAAGLGVLALAAYLVVAAVTVRASNALRCLENAWLSRILQHLTETRDSMSSVRCYGAAALVCGRFYRLVDGAMRPFWALVACVRLTRLTGAAAGLCAVVGSLLTVSLADSEPSQSGLGLALSASMSISMSLAAVNASLFFCFLNAIAFERALEYTRLPPEEDTGHKDDSHKPKEGKKVTADNSADVQGAWPVEGEIVFDEFTASYKPGVLPQVLMNVSLVIKAREKVGVVGRTGAGKSSLILSLLRVLRPSRGRIFIDGVDIASVPLSTLRSALTVIPQEPYLMKGSLRDNLDALQMHSDEELWEALRKAHLVDFVSRHPRGLLMEIEDGADNLSVGQRQLVCLARALLRCPRVLLLDEATSRMDGDTDRIVQRTIQEGFAACTVITVAHRLHTVLACDRILVMRDGGVAEFGTVAELAANPSSVFREMALTAGIDLTTMLNVSYEKLPQR; this is encoded by the exons ATGGCGCTTTCCTTCCGGCGTCTGTCGGCGCGACTGCACGCATCCATGCTCCGTCGCGTGCTGAGCTGCGCGCTGTCCTTCTTCGAGGCGACGCCCCGTGGGCGGCTACTGAACCGCTTCTCGGCCGACCTGCACCAGGTCGACTGCCAGCTGTGCATGACCGCCAAGGAGGTCCTGCAGGCGGTCACCGTGACCCTAGCCCACCTCGCCGCCGCAGGATCGCAGGCGCCCGCCGCCGCCGGCCTGGGAGTCCTCGCCCTGGCCGCCTATCTCGTCGTGGCG GCGGTGACGGTGCGGGCCTCCAACGCGCTCCGGTGCCTGGAGAACGCGTGGCTGTCGCGGATACTGCAGCACCTGACCGAGACGCGCGACTCGATGAGCAGCGTGCGTTGCTACGGTGCAGCCGCCCTAGTGTGCGGCCGCTTCTACCGGCTCGTCGACGGCGCAATGCGGCCGTTCTGGGCGCTTGTGGCTTGCGTGAGGCTCACACGCCTCACCGGTGCCGCCGCGGGTCTCTGCGCCGTCGTCGGGTCACTGCTGACCGTTTCGCTTGCCGACTCTGAACCGTCCCAGAGCGGGCTTGGCTTGGCCCTGAGTGCCTCCATGTCG ATTTCGATGTCGCTGGCGGCTGTCAACGCGTCCCTGTTCTTCTGTTTCCTGAATGCGATCGCCTTCGAGCGGGCTCTCGAGTACACCAGGCTTCCGCCGGAG GAGGACACTGGTCACAAGGACGACTCACATAAACCAAAAGAAGGGAAAAAGGTCACTGCCGATAACTCAGCGGATGTACAGGGTGCCTGGCCTGTCGAAGGAGAGATCGTATTCGATGAGTTCACAGCGTCTTACAAGCCAGGTGTCCTGCCACAAGTTCTTATGAACGTCTCCCTTGTTATAAAAGCCCGTGAGAAG GTAGGCGTGGTGGGCCGCACAGGAGCCGGCAAGTCGTCGCTCATTCTCTCGTTACTTCGAGTGCTGAGGCCGTCGCGGGGCCGCATCTTCATCGATGGTGTTGACATTGCCTCTGTTCCCCTAAGCACGCTGCGATCTGCGCTCACCGTCATTCCACAG GAGCCGTACCTGATGAAGGGAAGCCTCCGCGACAACCTCGATGCCTTGCAGATGCATTCAGACGAGGAGCTCTGGGAGGCGCTGAGGAAAGCGCACCTGGTTGACTTCGTGTCCCGGCACCCA AGGGGCCTCCTCATGGAGATTGAAGACGGCGCCGATAACCTCAG TGTGGGGCAGCGTCAGCTGGTGTGTCTTGCGCGAGCGCTGCTTCGCTGCCCGCGAGTCCTGCTGCTGGACGAGGCCACGTCGCGCATGGACGGCGACACGGACCGGATCGTACAGCGAACGATACAGGAAGGCTTCGCCGCATGCACCGTCATCACGGTCGCCCACCGGCTGCACACGGTGCTCGCATGCGACAG GATCTTGGTCATGAGAGATGGTGGCGTCGCAGAATTTGGCACAGTCGCTGAACTAGCCGCCAACCCAAGCTCAGTATTCCGGGAAATGGCTCTTACTGCTGGAATTGACCTTACGACGATGCTGAATGTTAGCTATGAGAAACTTCCGCAacgctga